The Paraburkholderia sp. SOS3 genome includes a region encoding these proteins:
- the tolB gene encoding Tol-Pal system beta propeller repeat protein TolB: MSLMTKLGLRTLVASCLITAGGAAHAQLNVLVTGVGSTQFPIATANFANESSSPQQISTIVRQDLQRSGKFTNIDAGSTPVSESDTVDLGSWKAKGADAFVAGSVTKRPDGQYEVRFKLYDTVKGENLGGLVLVSPESGLRMSAHKVADYIYAKLMGTRGVFATRLSYVIKVGSRYQLQISDSDGQDAHIALSSPEPIISPAWSPDGTKVAYVSFEKKKPIVYIHDLPTGRRIIVSDQKGNNSAPAWSPDGRTLALALSRTGNTQIFAVNADGSGLRRLTQGSSIDTEPDFSPDGQTIYFTSDRGGQPQIYKMPAAGENAGAAQRVTFTGSYNTSPRVSPDGKQLAYISRTGGGFKLYIQDLQSGVATALTDTTHDESPSFAANGQYILYATQVNGRGVLAAVSTDGRTRQVLSVQGGSVREPSWGPFMQ, from the coding sequence ATGAGTTTGATGACGAAGCTAGGCCTGCGAACACTGGTGGCGTCTTGCCTGATTACGGCAGGCGGTGCGGCACATGCACAGCTGAACGTCCTCGTGACGGGCGTCGGGTCCACGCAGTTTCCGATCGCGACCGCGAATTTTGCCAACGAAAGCAGTTCCCCACAGCAGATCAGCACGATCGTACGGCAGGATCTGCAACGCAGCGGCAAGTTCACGAATATCGACGCGGGGTCCACGCCGGTCTCGGAGAGCGATACAGTCGACCTCGGCAGCTGGAAGGCCAAGGGTGCCGACGCGTTCGTCGCCGGCAGTGTGACGAAACGCCCCGACGGCCAGTATGAAGTGCGCTTCAAGCTCTACGACACGGTCAAGGGCGAAAACCTCGGCGGTCTCGTACTCGTCAGCCCGGAGAGCGGTCTGCGCATGAGCGCGCACAAGGTAGCCGACTACATCTACGCGAAGCTGATGGGCACACGCGGCGTCTTCGCCACGCGCCTTTCATACGTGATCAAGGTCGGCAGCCGCTACCAGCTGCAAATCTCCGACTCGGACGGGCAGGACGCGCATATCGCGCTGTCGAGCCCCGAGCCGATCATCTCGCCGGCATGGTCGCCGGACGGCACGAAGGTCGCGTACGTGTCGTTCGAGAAGAAGAAGCCAATCGTTTATATCCACGACCTGCCGACCGGCCGGCGCATCATCGTGTCCGATCAGAAGGGTAACAACAGCGCGCCGGCGTGGTCGCCGGACGGCCGCACGCTCGCACTGGCCCTTTCGCGCACCGGCAACACGCAGATCTTCGCCGTCAATGCGGACGGCAGCGGTCTGCGCCGCCTGACGCAAGGCAGCTCGATCGATACTGAGCCCGATTTCTCTCCGGACGGCCAGACGATCTACTTCACGAGCGACCGCGGCGGCCAGCCGCAAATCTACAAAATGCCGGCCGCGGGCGAAAACGCGGGCGCTGCGCAGCGCGTGACCTTCACCGGCAGCTATAACACGAGCCCTCGCGTGAGCCCCGACGGCAAACAACTCGCGTATATTTCGCGCACCGGCGGCGGTTTCAAGCTGTACATCCAGGATCTGCAGTCGGGCGTCGCGACGGCGCTCACCGACACAACACATGACGAATCGCCGAGTTTTGCGGCGAATGGTCAGTACATCCTTTACGCCACTCAGGTGAACGGCCGTGGCGTGTTGGCCGCTGTATCGACCGATGGTCGGACGCGGCAGGTCCTGTCCGTTCAGGGTGGCAGCGTGCGCGAGCCGTCCTGGGGCCCGTTTATGCAATGA
- the pal gene encoding peptidoglycan-associated lipoprotein Pal — translation MKSKLRLTLAALTVVGVLAACSSTPKPTSTTAGNINAQPNPNAVAPVTVDELNNPNSPLAKRSVYFDFDSYSVKDEYQPLLQQHAQYLKSHPQRHVLIQGNTDERGTSEYNLALGQKRAEAVRRAMSLMGVPDQQMEAVSLGKEKPLATGHDEASWAQNRRADLVYQQ, via the coding sequence ATGAAGTCGAAATTGCGTCTTACACTGGCCGCGCTGACGGTTGTCGGCGTTCTCGCAGCTTGCTCGTCGACGCCGAAGCCCACGAGCACGACCGCGGGCAACATCAACGCCCAGCCGAATCCGAACGCGGTCGCTCCGGTCACCGTCGACGAACTGAACAACCCGAACAGCCCGCTCGCGAAGCGCAGCGTGTATTTCGATTTCGACAGCTACTCGGTGAAGGACGAATACCAGCCGCTGCTGCAGCAACACGCGCAGTATCTGAAGTCGCACCCGCAGCGTCACGTGCTGATCCAGGGCAACACCGACGAGCGCGGTACGAGCGAGTACAACCTCGCGCTGGGCCAGAAGCGTGCGGAAGCCGTGCGTCGCGCGATGTCGCTGATGGGCGTGCCCGATCAGCAAATGGAAGCCGTGAGCCTCGGCAAGGAAAAGCCGCTTGCAACCGGTCATGACGAAGCGTCGTGGGCGCAAAACCGCCGCGCCGATCTCGTCTACCAACAGTAA
- the ybgF gene encoding tol-pal system protein YbgF, which yields MTHRFSRLRLAAAACAAGVAFTAMPAHAGLFDDDQARQAILDLRTKTDSLTNQLSAAQRTILDQSNRLDQLNQQVATLRGQNEDLTNQLSILQKQQKDYYSDLDGRLKKFEPQQQTVDGVQGMVQPGETDAFNAASQQFRNGDFKGAAASFRSFISKYPQSPYQPTAQYWLGNAMYAQRDYKGSTSIWQGVVKNYPDSPRAPEALLAIANNQLEQGQKAAAKKTLEQIVAQYGNSDVAQSAQSKLSQIK from the coding sequence ATGACACACCGTTTCTCCCGGCTGCGGCTCGCCGCAGCAGCGTGCGCGGCAGGCGTGGCTTTCACGGCCATGCCGGCGCATGCAGGCCTGTTCGACGACGACCAGGCCCGCCAGGCGATTCTCGACCTGCGCACGAAGACCGACAGTCTGACGAACCAGTTGTCGGCCGCGCAACGTACGATCCTCGATCAGTCGAACCGTCTCGACCAGCTTAACCAGCAGGTCGCGACACTGCGCGGCCAGAACGAAGATCTGACGAACCAGCTGTCTATCTTGCAGAAGCAGCAGAAGGACTACTACTCCGACCTCGACGGCCGGCTGAAGAAGTTCGAGCCGCAGCAGCAAACGGTCGACGGCGTGCAGGGCATGGTGCAGCCGGGTGAAACGGACGCGTTCAACGCGGCGTCGCAGCAGTTTCGCAACGGCGACTTCAAGGGTGCCGCTGCATCGTTTCGCAGCTTCATCTCGAAGTATCCGCAAAGCCCGTATCAGCCGACCGCACAGTACTGGCTCGGCAACGCGATGTACGCACAGCGCGACTACAAAGGGTCGACCTCGATCTGGCAAGGGGTCGTGAAGAACTACCCGGACAGCCCGCGTGCGCCCGAAGCGCTGCTCGCCATTGCGAACAACCAGCTCGAGCAGGGGCAGAAGGCCGCCGCGAAGAAGACGCTCGAGCAGATCGTCGCGCAATACGGCAACTCCGATGTCGCGCAATCTGCGCAAAGCAAGCTTTCGCAGATCAAGTAG
- a CDS encoding lytic transglycosylase domain-containing protein, translating to MYSYIEQGIRYYSSSKPSALPSNVPLVQLHFSTTCFLCAPARDIDIASLALNTHAYQREIEAAALDFGVDQALVRAVIHAESGFQPEAISVAGARGLMQLMPATAARFGVHDAFDASQNIRGGVQYLAWLLGRFNGNLDEALAGYNAGENAVGRYHDVPPYPETRDYVSRVKLLANRYRNTR from the coding sequence ATGTATTCCTACATCGAACAAGGCATCCGCTACTACTCGAGCAGCAAACCTTCCGCATTGCCGTCAAACGTGCCGCTGGTGCAACTGCATTTCTCGACGACATGCTTCCTCTGCGCGCCGGCGCGAGACATCGACATCGCATCGCTCGCGCTGAATACGCACGCTTATCAACGTGAAATCGAAGCCGCCGCGCTCGATTTCGGCGTTGATCAAGCGCTCGTGCGCGCGGTGATACACGCGGAATCCGGTTTCCAGCCTGAGGCGATTTCCGTGGCGGGCGCACGAGGTCTGATGCAATTGATGCCGGCCACCGCGGCCCGCTTCGGCGTGCACGACGCGTTCGATGCCTCGCAGAACATTCGAGGCGGCGTGCAGTATCTGGCGTGGCTGCTTGGACGCTTCAACGGCAATCTCGATGAAGCACTGGCCGGCTACAACGCAGGGGAAAACGCAGTGGGCCGATATCACGACGTGCCGCCGTATCCCGAGACGCGTGACTACGTCTCGCGCGTGAAGCTGCTCGCGAATCGCTACCGCAACACACGCTAG